Proteins from one Nitrososphaerota archaeon genomic window:
- a CDS encoding diphthine--ammonia ligase, with the protein MGPQVEHIKMKAAVAYSGGKDSTRAVYECIKAGDEVRCLLNIITDTPESYLFHYPNTRWTKLQAEALNLPLLSKEVRGANEAEELNAFTDLLAEAAARYSVNCLYTGAVASQYQRRRFEEAASRVGLKCINPLWGMSGEQILRDLLKLGFKTVIVSVSAAGLGPKWLGRVIDDAAIDDLKKVNRRYGVNLSFEGGEAETFVLDAPIFSKSIEITSSEVYWDGYVGFLIIKEARLVDKGSVKEVE; encoded by the coding sequence CGCATACTCAGGAGGCAAAGACAGCACAAGAGCCGTTTATGAATGCATAAAGGCTGGTGACGAAGTACGCTGTCTACTTAACATAATAACAGACACCCCAGAAAGCTACCTCTTCCACTACCCCAACACACGTTGGACAAAGCTGCAAGCCGAAGCCCTAAACCTTCCACTTCTGAGCAAAGAAGTGAGGGGCGCTAACGAGGCTGAGGAGCTAAACGCTTTCACAGATCTTCTAGCCGAGGCGGCTGCAAGATATTCAGTCAATTGCTTATACACCGGTGCTGTTGCCAGCCAATATCAGAGGCGGAGATTCGAGGAAGCCGCATCTAGAGTGGGCTTAAAGTGCATTAACCCACTATGGGGGATGAGCGGTGAGCAGATCTTAAGAGATCTACTCAAGCTGGGTTTCAAGACCGTTATAGTAAGTGTTTCTGCAGCCGGTCTTGGTCCAAAGTGGTTGGGTAGAGTTATTGATGACGCAGCCATAGATGATCTTAAGAAGGTGAACAGAAGATATGGTGTAAACCTTTCTTTTGAAGGCGGGGAGGCTGAGACTTTCGTATTAGATGCACCAATATTCAGCAAAAGCATAGAAATAACTTCATCAGAGGTGTATTGGGACGGCTACGTAGGCTTCCTCATAATAAAGGAGGCTAGGCTGGTGGATAAGGGAAGCGTTAAAGAAGTAGAATAG
- the ffh gene encoding signal recognition particle protein: MLEKLKEGLQAAIKKLIGAATVDEAAVKEFVRDLQRTLLQADVNVKMVLEITSKIEKRALQETPPPGLPRKDHIVKILYEELSCVLGSEAKLDIPMNKTYTILLLGIQGSGKTTVAAKLARYLQKKGYKVGVVCADTYRPGALTQLTMLCKQIGVEVYGEENASDPAGIAERGLKFFKDKHVVIIDTAGRHKEEKGLLEEMKEISSKITPDLTLLVIDGTIGQACYAQSEAFHKAVPVGGIVITKLDGAAKGGGALAAAAATGAKIFFIGTGERVDDLEPFSPTRFVGRLLGLGDIKTLLERARELELEADEKKMQRIMSGKMTIDDLYYQMEQMKKMGSIRRILELIPGFSQVKISEEELEGLDAKLEKWRSIILSMTKEERANPEIMNASRIRRVARGSGTSEKDVKELLTRYRQTKDLMKATKGRAFRQLLRRLQQT; the protein is encoded by the coding sequence ATGCTGGAGAAGCTAAAAGAAGGTCTACAAGCAGCAATCAAAAAGCTGATAGGTGCGGCAACCGTAGACGAGGCTGCGGTTAAAGAATTCGTCAGAGACCTCCAGCGAACCTTGCTGCAGGCTGATGTTAATGTGAAGATGGTTCTAGAGATCACATCGAAGATAGAGAAGAGGGCTCTACAAGAAACCCCACCACCAGGCCTACCACGTAAAGACCACATCGTGAAGATACTCTACGAGGAACTATCTTGTGTGCTCGGAAGCGAAGCCAAGCTCGATATACCTATGAACAAGACCTACACGATTCTCCTACTAGGCATACAAGGTTCAGGTAAGACGACCGTAGCCGCCAAGTTGGCAAGGTATCTTCAGAAAAAGGGGTATAAAGTCGGCGTAGTCTGCGCAGACACCTACAGACCAGGAGCGCTGACGCAGCTAACTATGCTTTGCAAGCAGATAGGTGTTGAAGTCTATGGAGAGGAAAACGCTTCGGATCCAGCTGGTATAGCGGAGAGAGGTCTCAAATTCTTTAAAGACAAGCACGTCGTAATAATAGATACTGCAGGCAGACACAAGGAAGAAAAGGGTCTATTGGAGGAGATGAAAGAGATCTCTTCTAAAATAACACCAGACCTAACACTTTTGGTTATAGATGGTACAATAGGGCAAGCTTGCTACGCGCAGTCTGAAGCTTTCCACAAAGCTGTGCCGGTAGGCGGTATAGTTATAACAAAGCTAGATGGTGCTGCTAAAGGCGGGGGTGCGCTCGCAGCCGCTGCCGCTACAGGGGCCAAGATCTTCTTCATTGGTACGGGTGAGCGAGTTGATGATCTAGAGCCCTTCTCCCCAACCAGATTCGTAGGTAGGCTGCTTGGGCTCGGTGACATAAAGACCCTACTGGAGCGGGCTAGAGAGCTGGAGCTCGAAGCCGATGAAAAGAAGATGCAGAGGATCATGTCTGGTAAGATGACGATAGATGACCTCTACTACCAGATGGAGCAGATGAAGAAAATGGGTTCGATACGCCGCATACTTGAACTCATCCCAGGCTTTTCCCAAGTCAAGATATCTGAAGAGGAGCTAGAGGGCTTAGATGCGAAGTTAGAGAAGTGGCGAAGCATCATACTCTCGATGACCAAAGAGGAACGCGCTAACCCTGAGATCATGAACGCTTCCAGAATAAGAAGGGTCGCGAGAGGCTCAGGCACATCAGAGAAGGATGTCAAAGAGCTCTTAACCAGATATAGGCAGACCAAGGACCTTATGAAAGCCACAAAAGGTAGAGCATTCAGACAGCTCCTAAGAAGGTTACAACAAACTTGA